One genomic segment of Hordeum vulgare subsp. vulgare chromosome 2H, MorexV3_pseudomolecules_assembly, whole genome shotgun sequence includes these proteins:
- the LOC123427210 gene encoding E3 ubiquitin-protein ligase WAV3-like — MEGAWRKAKRALALRLCVQVPADGDGEDPSPRPAASGAGAGGCRGEAAVTVGSPPDEPVAGAGAAFRRSKSGSRSSSKRKCAICFDSMRSGHGQALFTAECSHKFHFHCISSNVKHGNHVCPVCRAKWKEIPLNRSLSSHIPDGRRGINGVQLPQQDAYVALLHQVPNRQRGVRRLHTSEPTDFNDDEPLQQTEATDSLNSRSKKTAEISTYPEFSSIPQSSTHDGFSVLIHLKAPSASPDQATGRLVNESSVRSPSGRAPVDLVTVIDISGSMAGTKLALLKRAMGFVIQHLGPSDRLSVIAFSSSARRLFHLQRMSHYGRQQALQAINSLGAGGGTNIADALKKATKVIEDRSYKNSVCSIILLSDGQDTYNICSNVRGGSKDYSSLVPLSILSDTRRMLPIHAFGFGADHDSDSLHSIAEASGGTFSFIEDEGVMQDAFAQCIGGLLSVVVQEMRLNMECVHPGVQLCSIKSGSYPSMMARDGRSCSVDIGHLYADEERDILLSVNIPQCREQTSLLKVACSYRDLTNETIKLQVDEVKINRPTSTISEHVSIEVDRERNRIQAADSIESARSAAERGALAEAVTILEDCRRRLSVSFASRSGDRLSLALDAELREMQERMASRQLYEASGRAYMLSGLSSHSWQRATTRGDSTESSTIVHSYQTPSMVQMLQHSQSHIPSPPGQQPHARPPRPSAR; from the exons ATGGAGGGCGCGTGGAGGAAGGCCAAGAGGGCGCTGGCCCTCCGTCTCTGCGTGCAGGTGCCCGCGGACGGCGACGGCGAAGACCCGAGTCCGAGGCCGGCGGCGTCGGGCGCGGGCGCGGGCGGATGCCGCGGCGAGGCGGCCGTGACGGTGGGGTCGCCGCCCGACGAGCCGGTGGCTGGCGCCGGCGCCGCGTTCCGGAGGTCCAAGTCCGGGAGCAGGTCCTCCTCCAAG AGGAAATGTGCAATATGCTTTGACTCTATGAGATCAGGCCATGGTCAAGCCTTGTTCACTGCAGAATGCTCTCATAAGTTCCATTTTCACTGCATCTCATCCAATGTGAAACATGGGAATCATGTCTGCCCAGTCTGCCGGGCAAAGTGGAAAGAGATACCCTTGAATCGCTCACTCTCTTCCCACATTCCTGATGGAAGACGTGGAATTAATGGAGTCCAATTGCCACAACAAGATGCCTATGTGGCTCTTCTCCATCAAGTTCCAAACCGTCAGCGAGGAGTTCGTCGTTTACATACTTCTGAGCCAACAGACTTCAATGATGATGAACCTTTACAGCAAACAGAAGCTACTGACAGCCTTAACTCTCGGTCTAAGAAGACTGCAGAAATCAGTACATATCCAGAATTCTCATCCATTCCGCAGTCATCAACTCATGATGGATTTTCTGTTCTGATCCATCTGAAAGCTCCCAGTGCTAGCCCAGACCAGGCCACAGGCAGATTGGTCAATGAAAGCTCAGTTAGATCCCCAAGTGGACGTGCTCCTGTTGATCTTGTCACAGTGATCGATATTAGTGGCAGCATGGCAGGCACCAAGCTGGCACTGCTAAAGCGAGCAATGGGCTTTGTGATTCAACACCTTGGTCCATCTGATCGCCTTTCTGTAATTGCTTTCTCATCTTCTGCCCGAAGGCTGTTCCACCTTCAGAGAATGTCACATTATGGCAGGCAGCAGGCCTTGCAGGCTATTAACTcgcttggtgctggtggtggcacAAACATTGCTGATGCACTTAAGAAAGCCACGAAGGTGATTGAGGATCGCAGCTATAAGAATTCAGTGTGCAGCATCATTCTTCTGTCTGACGGGCAAGATACCTACAACATTTGCTCAAATGTTCGAGGGGGCTCGAAAGATTATAGCTCACTTGTCCCGCTGTCTATTCTGAGTGATACACGGCGTATGTTGCCTATTCATGCTTTTGGATTTGGAGCAGACCATGATTCAGACTCCCTGCATTCAATTGCTGAAGCTTCTGGTGGCACATTTTCCTTTATCGAAGATGAAGGCGTGATGCAGGATGCGTTTGCTCAATGCATTGGTGGGCTTCTTAGTGTTGTCGTGCAGGAGATGCGACTTAACATGGAATGTGTTCATCCTGGTGTTCAACTCTGTTCCATCAAATCTGGTAGCTACCCAAGCATGATGGCAAGGGATGGGCGGAGCTGTTCAGTTGATATTGGTCATCTGTATGCTGATGAGGAGAGAGACATTTTGCTGTCGGTGAACATCCCGCAGTGTCGTGAACAGACCTCACTGTTAAAGGTTGCTTGTTCTTACAGGGATTTAACAAATGAGACCATCAAGCTTCAAGTTGACGAGGTAAAGATCAACAGGCCGACATCCACCATATCTGAACATGTATCCATTGAGGTTGACCGCGAGAGGAACCGCATACAGGCCGCTGATTCTATCGAATCTGCGAGGTCTGCTGCTGAGAGGGGTGCTCTCGCTGAGGCTGTGACCATTCTGGAGGACTGCCGGAGGAGATTATCTGTGTCCTTTGCAAGCAGGAGCGGGGACCGTCTGTCCTTGGCCCTTGACGCAGAGCTGAGGGAGATGCAGGAGAGGATGGCAAGTCGCCAGCTTTATGAAGCTTCAGGGCGGGCGTACATGCTATCTGGACTGAGTTCGCATTCCTGGCAGCGAGCGACGACACGCGGGGACTCGACGGAGAGCAGCACCATTGTTCACTCCTACCAGACACCATCCATGGTTCAGATGTTACAGCACTCGCAGAGCCATATCCCTTCGCCCCCGGGACAGCAGCCACATGCCCGGCCACCCAGGCCGTCGGCAAGGTAG